CGAACGTGATGTCGGCGCGGAGCGCTTCCAGGCCCCTGCGGGTGTGCTGTTTCACGGCGCCGACCGAGCAGCCGAGGACTTCGGCGACCGTGCGCTCGGACAGGTCCTCGGCGTACCGGAGATAGACGGCCGCGCGTTGTCGTGGGCTCAGGCGCGCCATCGCCTGGCGGAGCGCGAGGCGTTCGTCCACCTGGGCGGTGCCAGGGTCGACGACCGCCTCCGGTGGTGCGTCCGTCGGGCGCTCGCCCAGCCAGCGGCGGCGGCGACCGGACAGGAAGCTGCTGGCGACGATCTTGCGCAGGTACGCCTCGGGGTTCCCGTTCTGCAGCTTCCGCCAGTGGAACCACAGTTTGGTGAACGCGTCCTGCGCGAGGTCTTCCGCCTTCTGATGGTCCAGGGTGAGCGCGTAGGCGAGCCGCGCGGTCGCGGTCCACCGCGCCCGAACGAACTCGTCGAAGTCCTGCTCGGCTCTCATCGGCACACCCCTTACAACGCCTTGGACAGCGTCGCAGGGTGACAGCTCAGCTGAGAAGTTTCTGGCCGAGCCATTCGCCGGTCCGGAAGCCGGGTGGGAGGGCGAAGACGGCGGAGCCGATCGTGGTGGTCCACTCGTTGAGCGCATCGACCGCGTCCAGGCGGGCGAGCAGCGGGAGGAACTGGCCCGCGACGTCCGCCTGGTGGCTGAGGAAGATCAGGCCGGACTCGCGGGTCGCGCCGGTGTCATGGACGTAGTTCAGGCCCTTGCGGAAGATGCGGCGGCCGTCGTTCTCGCTGTGGTGCGAGAGGCGGGCGTGCGCGTTCTGCGCGATGACGAGCCGGCCGTCGCCGTCGCGGGCCTCGAGGTCGAGTTCGTCGTGCTCGGCAGTGCCCGTCAGCGGTGCGCCGGTGGAGAGTTTGCGGCCGACGGCGCGTTCCTGCTCGGAGCGGGTGAGTTCGTCCCAGGTGTCGAGGTTCAGCCGGATTCGCCGTACGACGAGCGTCGTGCCCCCGCGGAACCAGTCGGGGCCCTCGGAGGACCACACGGTCTGGTCGAACTCCGGCGTACCGAACGCGGGGTTGCCGGTGCCGTCGACCTGGCCGAACAGGTTGCGGCCGGTGACCGGTTTGCCGTCCGGGCCGGTGCTGTCCCAGAAGCCGGTCTGGCGCCAGAGCGGGGTCGCGAACGGTTTCGCGTCCGCGATCAACCGGCGTACGGCGTGCACCACGCTGACCGCGTCGTCCGCGCCGACCATCACCAGGAGATCGCCGCCCGACCAGGCCGGCTCCAGCCGATCGTGCTTCATCACGGGCAGATCGTCGAGGCCCGGCGGCCGCTGGCCGGTCAGCTCGAACACCCGCGGCCCGAATCCGACCGTCACCGTCACGCCCTTGTT
This Kribbella sp. NBC_00482 DNA region includes the following protein-coding sequences:
- a CDS encoding Dyp-type peroxidase, whose amino-acid sequence is MTTRRQFFGYAGAAAAGAAATGGAVVALDNDTAEAPVSRTISPYGDHQAGIARAAPAAAELVSFKLGTDRAGLGRLMRLWTSDLVALAEGRPAPGDTAPELAVANKGVTVTVGFGPRVFELTGQRPPGLDDLPVMKHDRLEPAWSGGDLLVMVGADDAVSVVHAVRRLIADAKPFATPLWRQTGFWDSTGPDGKPVTGRNLFGQVDGTGNPAFGTPEFDQTVWSSEGPDWFRGGTTLVVRRIRLNLDTWDELTRSEQERAVGRKLSTGAPLTGTAEHDELDLEARDGDGRLVIAQNAHARLSHHSENDGRRIFRKGLNYVHDTGATRESGLIFLSHQADVAGQFLPLLARLDAVDALNEWTTTIGSAVFALPPGFRTGEWLGQKLLS
- a CDS encoding SigE family RNA polymerase sigma factor, with the translated sequence MRAEQDFDEFVRARWTATARLAYALTLDHQKAEDLAQDAFTKLWFHWRKLQNGNPEAYLRKIVASSFLSGRRRRWLGERPTDAPPEAVVDPGTAQVDERLALRQAMARLSPRQRAAVYLRYAEDLSERTVAEVLGCSVGAVKQHTRRGLEALRADITFATPDELADLTERGIS